The following proteins are co-located in the Massilia litorea genome:
- a CDS encoding lytic transglycosylase domain-containing protein, translated as MLPKNFLAGAVLAAASASVLAEAPPATVPTVPPVPGATSVPAAPGAAPVNEVSRAEDDTFLLLREAARQNDSARANALASRLPNYVLASYVDYYRLKPRLREASADEIRAVLLRHQGTAVADRLRTDWLLELGRARDWNNFDRELAQAARSDDVQVRCYALLARAAHGERVVDEARTLLVNPPAYGEGCAALMAQLAQTGQLSQDELLAQLRLAGEMTATGPSRRIAQLVGASDTRAAQAVDVPAVAMARGIGTTRAEHEIYLVALGRMARTSLKLATVALDKNSSKLSSEERAIGWANVALAASLVLAPEAYEYWQRAEGAPLTNFQREWKARIALRRGDWKQVAATIDAMPSPLRDESGWVYWLGRAYAQQGRREDADALYRRIATQNNFYGQLAMEELGELVTIPPSAAPVTPFEVNQVAQLPAVRQAMKFYELRLRPEGNREWNWATRSMNERQLLAAAEYARRNDLLDRMVETSLRTRTELDYNQRFPAPHNEILQPTAKNLSLDTAWVYGLIRQESRFISDARSGVGASGLMQVMPATGKWVAAKIGLTDFVHGMLSDLRTNITLGANYMNMVLENNGGSQVLATAAYNAGPARSRTWRGLLDAPMEGAVFVESIPFSETRTYVRNVMSNATNYAALFEKRPQSLKARLGTITPRSGGAGLP; from the coding sequence TTGCTTCCGAAGAATTTCTTAGCCGGCGCCGTCCTTGCCGCAGCCAGTGCCTCCGTCCTGGCCGAGGCGCCCCCGGCGACTGTGCCCACGGTGCCGCCGGTACCGGGCGCCACCAGCGTTCCTGCGGCGCCGGGCGCTGCGCCCGTCAACGAGGTTTCGCGCGCCGAGGACGACACTTTCCTGTTGCTGCGCGAAGCGGCGCGCCAGAACGACAGCGCGCGCGCCAATGCGCTCGCGTCGCGCCTGCCCAACTACGTACTGGCTTCCTACGTCGACTATTATCGTCTCAAACCGCGCCTGCGCGAGGCGAGCGCGGACGAAATCCGCGCCGTCCTGCTGCGCCACCAGGGCACGGCGGTCGCCGACCGCCTGCGCACCGACTGGCTGCTCGAACTCGGGCGTGCGCGCGACTGGAACAATTTTGACCGGGAATTGGCGCAAGCGGCGCGCAGCGACGACGTACAGGTACGCTGCTACGCCTTGCTGGCGCGCGCCGCGCACGGCGAACGGGTGGTCGACGAAGCGCGCACCTTGCTGGTCAATCCGCCGGCCTATGGCGAAGGCTGCGCGGCCCTGATGGCGCAACTGGCGCAGACCGGCCAGTTGAGCCAGGACGAACTGCTGGCGCAACTGCGCCTGGCGGGAGAGATGACGGCCACCGGCCCCTCGCGCCGCATCGCGCAGCTGGTGGGCGCGTCCGACACGCGCGCCGCGCAAGCGGTCGACGTGCCGGCGGTGGCCATGGCGCGCGGCATCGGCACCACCCGCGCCGAGCACGAAATCTACCTGGTCGCCCTGGGCCGCATGGCGAGAACGAGCCTGAAACTGGCCACCGTCGCCCTCGACAAGAACAGCAGCAAGCTGAGTAGCGAGGAGCGTGCGATCGGCTGGGCGAACGTGGCGCTGGCCGCCTCGCTCGTGCTGGCGCCGGAAGCCTACGAGTACTGGCAGCGTGCCGAAGGCGCGCCCCTGACCAATTTTCAGCGCGAATGGAAAGCCCGCATCGCCCTGCGCCGCGGCGACTGGAAGCAGGTCGCCGCCACCATCGACGCCATGCCTTCTCCCTTGCGCGACGAGTCCGGCTGGGTCTACTGGCTGGGCCGCGCCTACGCCCAGCAGGGCCGGCGCGAGGATGCCGACGCCCTGTACCGCCGCATCGCCACCCAGAACAATTTTTATGGCCAGCTGGCGATGGAGGAGCTGGGAGAACTGGTGACGATTCCGCCGAGCGCGGCGCCGGTCACGCCCTTCGAGGTCAACCAGGTGGCGCAGTTGCCGGCCGTGCGCCAGGCGATGAAATTCTATGAACTGCGCCTGCGTCCGGAAGGCAACCGCGAATGGAACTGGGCGACGCGTTCGATGAACGAGCGCCAGCTGCTCGCCGCGGCCGAGTATGCGCGCCGCAACGACCTGCTCGACCGCATGGTCGAGACTTCGCTGCGCACCAGGACCGAACTCGACTACAACCAGCGCTTCCCGGCGCCGCACAACGAGATCCTGCAGCCGACCGCGAAAAACCTGTCGCTCGACACCGCCTGGGTCTACGGCCTGATCCGCCAGGAATCGCGTTTCATCAGCGACGCCCGCTCGGGTGTCGGCGCCTCCGGCCTGATGCAGGTGATGCCGGCCACCGGCAAATGGGTGGCGGCCAAGATCGGATTGACCGATTTCGTGCACGGCATGCTCAGCGACCTGCGCACGAATATCACGCTCGGCGCCAACTACATGAACATGGTGCTCGAAAATAACGGCGGCTCCCAGGTGCTGGCGACGGCCGCCTATAACGCCGGGCCGGCCCGTTCGCGCACCTGGCGCGGACTGCTCGACGCCCCGATGGAAGGGGCGGTGTTCGTCGAGTCGATTCCCTTCTCCGAAACCCGGACCTATGTACGCAATGTAATGTCGAACGCTACCAATTACGCGGCCCTGTTCGAGAAACGCCCGCAGTCGCTCAAGGCGCGACTGGGCACGATCACGCCACGAAGCGGGGGCGCGGGACTGCCGTGA
- a CDS encoding complex I NDUFA9 subunit family protein — MRDPNVVVFGGSGFIGSHLLALLAQESIPALVPTRHFERARHLTTLPGVDVVEANIHDDATLRRLLEGKTAVINLVGILHASRAHPYGPEFRRAHVDLPRRIVEACAVMNVPRYLHMSALGANIDGPSMYSRSKADGELAARSRPEVAATIFRPSVVFGPGDHFLTMFAKLQRHVPVVPLACASAAFQPVYVGDVATAWLHALRDPHASHQVYQLGGPNIYTLAELVRLSGRYAGCERPIIELPPMLARMQAGFFELLPGEPILTRDNLDSMSVDNVVDPAIGDLTAASLGIKLTPLEVVAPHYLAPGEPLDRLRTRAGR, encoded by the coding sequence ATGCGCGACCCGAATGTGGTGGTATTTGGCGGTTCCGGTTTCATCGGCAGTCACCTGCTGGCGCTGCTGGCGCAGGAAAGCATCCCGGCCCTGGTGCCGACGCGCCACTTCGAACGTGCGCGCCACCTGACGACCCTGCCGGGCGTCGACGTGGTCGAAGCGAACATCCACGATGACGCCACCCTGCGTCGCTTGCTCGAGGGAAAGACGGCTGTCATCAACCTGGTCGGCATCCTGCACGCCAGCCGCGCGCACCCCTACGGTCCCGAATTCCGGCGTGCCCACGTCGACCTGCCGCGGCGCATCGTCGAGGCTTGCGCGGTGATGAACGTGCCGCGCTACCTGCACATGAGTGCGCTCGGCGCGAACATCGACGGCCCCTCGATGTACAGCCGCTCGAAAGCCGACGGCGAACTGGCCGCGCGCAGTCGCCCGGAGGTAGCGGCGACCATTTTCCGGCCTTCGGTCGTGTTCGGCCCCGGCGACCATTTTTTGACCATGTTCGCCAAACTCCAGCGGCATGTGCCGGTGGTGCCGCTGGCCTGCGCCTCGGCCGCTTTCCAGCCGGTGTACGTGGGCGACGTCGCCACCGCCTGGCTGCACGCATTGCGCGACCCGCACGCCAGCCACCAGGTCTACCAGCTGGGCGGACCGAACATCTATACGCTGGCCGAACTGGTGCGGCTGAGCGGACGCTATGCCGGCTGCGAACGTCCCATCATCGAGCTGCCCCCGATGCTGGCGCGGATGCAGGCCGGCTTCTTCGAGCTGCTGCCGGGCGAGCCGATCCTCACGCGCGACAACCTCGATTCGATGAGCGTCGACAACGTGGTCGATCCGGCCATCGGGGACTTGACAGCGGCCTCGCTCGGAATCAAGCTGACCCCGCTCGAAGTGGTCGCGCCGCACTACCTGGCGCCGGGCGAACCGCTCGATCGCCTGCGCACCCGCGCCGGACGCTAG
- a CDS encoding glutathione S-transferase family protein: protein MQTTELDPTLSNTLDNARKPGLTLVIGNKNISSWSMRPWVAAVAFNIPFTEVRLLLDQPDTAAKIAAYSHAGRVPVLLAGEMTIWDSLAICEYLAEQFPDKHLWPQDVAARALARSIVCEMHSGFSSLRNDMSMNIQAHLPGRGRTPGAQADIGRICEIWEECLSRFGHRGFLFGEFSIADAFYAPVVMRFKTYGVALAPALQGYCERMLKHPAVARWVAEAMAETDATPLHDADLPRA from the coding sequence ATGCAGACCACGGAACTCGACCCGACCCTCTCGAATACGCTCGACAATGCGCGCAAGCCCGGCCTGACGCTCGTCATCGGCAACAAGAACATTTCGTCCTGGTCGATGCGGCCCTGGGTGGCGGCAGTCGCGTTCAACATTCCGTTCACCGAAGTGCGCCTGCTGTTGGACCAGCCCGACACCGCGGCAAAGATCGCCGCGTATTCCCACGCCGGCCGCGTGCCCGTGCTGCTGGCCGGCGAGATGACGATCTGGGACAGCCTCGCCATCTGCGAATACCTGGCCGAGCAGTTCCCGGACAAGCACCTGTGGCCGCAGGACGTGGCCGCGCGTGCGCTGGCGCGTTCGATCGTCTGCGAGATGCACTCGGGTTTTAGCTCCCTGCGCAACGACATGTCGATGAATATCCAGGCGCATCTGCCCGGCCGCGGACGCACGCCGGGCGCCCAGGCCGACATCGGCCGCATCTGCGAGATCTGGGAAGAGTGTTTATCCCGCTTCGGCCACCGCGGCTTCCTGTTCGGCGAATTCTCGATCGCCGACGCCTTCTATGCGCCGGTCGTGATGCGCTTCAAAACCTATGGCGTGGCACTGGCGCCGGCGCTGCAGGGATACTGTGAGCGCATGTTGAAGCATCCGGCCGTGGCGCGCTGGGTGGCTGAGGCAATGGCGGAAACCGACGCGACGCCGCTGCACGACGCCGACCTGCCGCGCGCATGA
- a CDS encoding multifunctional CCA addition/repair protein, whose translation MQTYVVGGAVRDALLGLPVQDHDHVVVGATPDDMLAAGFRPVGKDFPVFLHPDTQEEYALARTERKTAPGYHGFVFHTSPEVTLEDDLVRRDLTINAMARAEDGSIVDPYGGRRDLDARIFRHVSPAFAEDPVRILRLARFAARFPEFTVAEETLSLMRKMVEEGEVDALVPERVWQELARGLMENHPSRMLAVLRDCGALARIMPELDAVWGVEADTGVRMMRVIDDAARQGYALAVRFAALMHDLGTDGTLIHAVCKRLKVPNDCRDLALMTAREHDHVVRAFELGADTIVALFERCDGFRKPERFADMLLASECVAGGQGDAAWPQRPFLEAALAAARAVNAGEVAARCGPDKAQIPAAVHRARVAAVAQWIGGAAGVGAQAPHAP comes from the coding sequence ATGCAGACCTATGTGGTCGGCGGCGCCGTGCGCGACGCGCTGCTTGGCTTGCCCGTGCAGGACCATGACCACGTCGTCGTCGGCGCTACCCCGGACGACATGCTGGCGGCCGGCTTTCGTCCGGTCGGCAAGGATTTTCCTGTATTTTTACACCCGGACACCCAGGAAGAGTACGCACTCGCCCGTACCGAGAGAAAAACCGCGCCCGGCTACCACGGCTTCGTGTTCCACACTTCGCCCGAGGTCACCCTGGAGGACGACCTGGTCCGGCGCGATCTCACCATCAACGCCATGGCGCGCGCCGAGGACGGCAGCATCGTCGACCCCTACGGCGGCCGGCGCGACCTGGACGCGCGCATCTTCCGCCACGTCTCCCCGGCCTTTGCCGAAGACCCGGTGCGCATCCTGCGCCTGGCGCGTTTCGCGGCGCGCTTTCCGGAGTTTACGGTAGCCGAAGAAACCTTGTCCCTGATGCGAAAAATGGTGGAAGAGGGCGAGGTCGATGCCCTCGTGCCCGAGCGCGTCTGGCAGGAGCTGGCGCGCGGCCTGATGGAAAACCACCCCTCGCGCATGCTGGCGGTGCTGCGCGACTGCGGCGCGCTGGCGCGCATCATGCCGGAACTCGACGCCGTATGGGGTGTGGAAGCGGACACCGGTGTCCGCATGATGCGGGTGATCGATGACGCGGCCAGGCAGGGCTACGCGCTGGCGGTGCGCTTCGCGGCCCTCATGCACGATCTCGGCACGGACGGCACCTTGATCCACGCCGTCTGCAAGCGCTTGAAAGTGCCGAACGATTGCCGCGATCTCGCATTGATGACGGCGCGCGAGCACGACCATGTCGTACGCGCCTTCGAACTTGGCGCCGACACCATCGTGGCCCTGTTCGAGCGCTGCGATGGCTTTCGCAAGCCGGAGCGCTTCGCCGACATGCTGCTGGCAAGCGAGTGCGTTGCGGGCGGCCAGGGCGACGCCGCCTGGCCACAGCGGCCGTTCCTGGAAGCGGCGCTGGCGGCGGCACGCGCCGTGAACGCGGGTGAAGTGGCGGCGCGCTGCGGCCCCGACAAGGCGCAGATTCCCGCAGCCGTGCACCGTGCGCGCGTTGCCGCGGTGGCGCAGTGGATCGGCGGCGCCGCAGGCGTGGGGGCGCAAGCTCCCCATGCACCATGA
- a CDS encoding CPBP family intramembrane glutamic endopeptidase, producing the protein MQRIDVKPFWRAVPFGIAGLTLAFVLTAIVVRAVAMFGPGSWRPLIVTSFLAMTALPWVVLGRAGRRQIGLQAPRHAGWLALGLLLGALTASVCHLLGASLYGTGPDNWFVSIARSYQLQPTQGWSLLRLHLTFTIAACLFSPVGEEIFFRGFLQKVLEDRHGRTRATVMEASLFALVHLCHHGIVASAAGYRLLPVSGALWVAQMFALSLMFAWLRRRSDSILPAIAAHAAFNAAMNGWIFARLWP; encoded by the coding sequence ATGCAGCGAATCGACGTCAAACCCTTCTGGCGCGCAGTCCCGTTCGGCATCGCCGGCCTGACCCTTGCCTTCGTGCTGACGGCGATCGTCGTGCGCGCCGTCGCCATGTTCGGCCCGGGCAGCTGGCGCCCGCTGATCGTGACCAGCTTCCTCGCGATGACGGCCTTGCCCTGGGTGGTGCTGGGCCGCGCCGGGCGGCGCCAGATCGGCCTGCAGGCCCCGCGCCATGCCGGTTGGCTGGCACTCGGCCTGCTGCTCGGCGCGCTGACGGCCAGCGTCTGCCACCTGCTCGGCGCAAGCCTGTATGGCACCGGGCCCGACAACTGGTTCGTCAGCATCGCGCGCAGCTACCAGCTGCAACCCACGCAGGGCTGGAGCCTGCTGCGCCTGCACCTCACCTTCACGATCGCCGCTTGCCTGTTCAGTCCTGTCGGCGAAGAGATCTTTTTTCGCGGCTTCCTGCAAAAGGTGCTCGAAGACCGCCACGGCCGTACCAGGGCGACCGTGATGGAAGCGAGCCTGTTCGCGCTGGTGCACCTGTGCCACCACGGCATCGTGGCGAGCGCCGCCGGGTACCGGCTGCTGCCGGTCTCGGGCGCCTTGTGGGTGGCGCAAATGTTCGCGCTGTCGCTCATGTTCGCCTGGCTGCGCCGTCGCAGCGACTCGATCCTGCCGGCGATTGCCGCCCACGCCGCTTTCAATGCCGCGATGAACGGCTGGATTTTTGCGCGCCTCTGGCCCTGA
- a CDS encoding DAHL domain-containing protein has translation MSRLLQQTDRVFAVLMHRLETMGPRQRLRYGVTAALALVALLAFLYTRTTGVDVDTQNRVMFDLHELQQIDAAWDTNLLRAHIGSNVADAQLAAPLPQIEELTARLGEALPMTRGRAARQAHVALEASLRRKAALVTQFRTLNPPLRAALLSLPPALVDLKTELGGIEGALAPGRLVVRLDLLLNDLLADTLRYNLMPNPGLAHRIEASLAQIEAQKERFSLAVNEQIDALARDTRVILANRPRENEIETQIAALDTGEAMARLGRELDRSFQAEVLERQRYRGFLFAYSILLLGLLAYAGWRLRRSYRIINDVNRRLTAANDTLEHRVAERTAELEAQSAKLARLAQHDSLTGLVNYGQLTRLLELALVRAARRDSVVVAMFIDLDGFKGVNDTWGHATGDLVLQLVARRVQKVLRAEDILARLGGDEFVVMLEGVNSPEGALRVARLVLDQIEGIKEADGNPVSISASIGIASARGRAGAEWGAAALLADADKAMYAAKQAGKGTFIISPNAHWAGEAAPGGA, from the coding sequence ATGAGCAGATTGTTACAGCAGACGGACAGGGTCTTCGCGGTGCTGATGCATCGCCTGGAAACAATGGGACCGCGCCAGCGCCTGAGATATGGCGTGACGGCGGCGCTGGCGCTGGTCGCCTTGCTCGCCTTTCTCTACACCCGCACCACGGGCGTCGATGTCGACACCCAGAACCGGGTGATGTTCGACCTGCACGAATTGCAGCAGATCGACGCCGCCTGGGACACGAACCTGCTGCGCGCCCACATCGGCAGCAACGTCGCCGATGCGCAATTGGCGGCGCCGCTGCCGCAGATCGAGGAGCTGACGGCGCGCCTGGGCGAGGCGCTGCCGATGACGCGCGGGCGCGCTGCGCGCCAGGCCCACGTGGCCCTGGAAGCCTCCCTGCGCAGGAAGGCCGCCCTGGTGACACAGTTCCGCACCCTGAACCCGCCGCTGCGCGCAGCCCTGCTGTCGCTGCCGCCGGCATTGGTCGACCTGAAAACGGAACTCGGCGGTATCGAAGGCGCGCTCGCGCCGGGCCGCCTGGTGGTGCGCCTGGACCTGCTGCTCAACGATTTACTGGCCGACACGCTACGCTACAACCTGATGCCGAATCCGGGGCTGGCGCACCGCATCGAAGCGAGCCTGGCCCAGATCGAAGCGCAGAAGGAGCGCTTTTCGCTGGCCGTGAACGAGCAGATCGACGCCCTGGCGCGCGATACCCGCGTCATCCTGGCCAACCGCCCGCGCGAAAACGAGATCGAAACCCAGATCGCCGCGCTCGACACGGGCGAGGCGATGGCGCGCCTGGGCCGCGAACTCGACCGCTCGTTCCAGGCCGAAGTGCTCGAGCGCCAGCGCTACCGCGGCTTCCTGTTCGCGTATTCGATCCTGCTGCTGGGACTGCTCGCCTATGCCGGCTGGCGCTTACGCCGCAGCTACCGCATCATCAACGACGTCAACCGGCGCCTGACGGCGGCCAACGACACCCTGGAGCACCGCGTCGCCGAGCGCACCGCCGAGCTGGAAGCGCAATCGGCCAAGCTGGCGCGCCTGGCCCAGCACGACAGCCTGACCGGCCTGGTCAACTACGGCCAGCTGACCCGTCTGCTGGAACTGGCGCTGGTGCGCGCTGCGCGCCGCGACAGCGTGGTGGTGGCGATGTTCATCGACCTCGACGGTTTTAAAGGCGTGAACGACACCTGGGGCCACGCCACCGGCGACCTGGTGCTGCAGCTGGTGGCGCGCCGCGTGCAGAAAGTGCTGCGCGCCGAGGACATCCTGGCGCGCCTGGGCGGCGACGAATTCGTGGTCATGCTCGAAGGCGTCAATTCGCCCGAGGGCGCCCTGCGCGTCGCGCGCCTGGTGCTCGACCAGATCGAAGGCATCAAGGAGGCCGACGGCAACCCGGTCTCGATTTCGGCCAGCATCGGGATTGCCAGCGCGCGCGGACGTGCCGGGGCAGAATGGGGCGCGGCCGCCCTGCTGGCCGACGCCGACAAGGCGATGTACGCCGCCAAGCAGGCCGGCAAGGGAACGTTTATTATCAGCCCCAATGCGCACTGGGCGGGCGAGGCCGCGCCCGGCGGGGCCTGA
- a CDS encoding GNAT family N-acetyltransferase, with amino-acid sequence MPDNSISNWFASLAGTSARPSVLVKALGRRDRRRMLKHFMGLDDADRLLRFGTRLPDEQIHAYVNKIDFKRDIVFGVVSRGFQLVGVGHLAFAPPEPGRKASTGKARVAEFGVSVSKSARGQGVGSRLFERAAIHCRNNDIDTLYMQCLSSNRTMMHIAKKAGMEIKREYGEADAYLHLPPPSPGSVMREALEEQFASIDYTVKANARAAMKWFMPWKR; translated from the coding sequence ATGCCTGACAATTCGATAAGCAACTGGTTTGCCAGCCTGGCGGGCACCAGCGCGCGTCCGTCGGTGCTGGTCAAGGCGCTCGGCCGGCGCGACCGCCGCCGCATGCTCAAGCATTTCATGGGACTTGACGACGCCGACCGCCTGCTGCGCTTCGGCACCAGGTTGCCGGACGAGCAAATCCACGCCTATGTCAATAAAATCGATTTCAAGCGCGACATCGTGTTCGGCGTCGTCAGCCGAGGGTTCCAGCTGGTCGGCGTCGGCCACCTGGCGTTTGCTCCGCCCGAACCGGGCCGCAAAGCCAGCACCGGCAAGGCGCGCGTGGCCGAATTCGGCGTCTCGGTATCGAAATCGGCGCGCGGGCAGGGTGTCGGTTCGCGCCTGTTCGAACGCGCCGCGATCCACTGCCGCAACAACGACATCGACACCCTGTATATGCAGTGTTTGTCGAGCAACCGCACGATGATGCACATCGCGAAGAAGGCGGGCATGGAAATCAAGCGGGAATATGGCGAGGCGGACGCCTACCTCCATTTACCGCCGCCCAGTCCCGGCAGCGTGATGCGCGAAGCGCTGGAAGAACAGTTTGCATCGATCGATTACACGGTGAAAGCCAACGCCCGCGCGGCGATGAAGTGGTTCATGCCCTGGAAGCGCTAG
- a CDS encoding Lrp/AsnC family transcriptional regulator, whose translation MSKVELDKTDRKILEILQADGRLSNQDVAERVNLSPSPCLRRIKRLEEAGVIRQYVALVDPDRIGLGLLAYVNVRLEKHSEGPANSRVPATSPRFEFAQAVAAWPEVVACYAMTGDMDFLLRVHVEDMDHFSRFMMATLLRHPSVLDVKSSFALQRIKETTALPIGETPR comes from the coding sequence ATGTCAAAGGTAGAATTGGACAAAACCGATCGCAAGATCCTGGAGATCCTGCAGGCCGACGGCCGCCTGTCGAACCAGGATGTGGCCGAGCGCGTGAACCTGTCGCCTTCTCCCTGCCTGCGCCGCATCAAGCGCCTCGAAGAAGCCGGGGTCATCCGCCAGTACGTGGCGCTGGTCGACCCGGACCGCATCGGTCTCGGGCTGCTGGCCTATGTCAACGTGCGCCTGGAAAAGCACAGTGAGGGGCCAGCCAACTCGCGCGTGCCGGCCACCTCCCCGCGCTTCGAGTTCGCGCAGGCGGTGGCCGCCTGGCCGGAAGTGGTGGCCTGCTATGCGATGACGGGAGACATGGATTTCCTGCTGCGGGTCCACGTGGAAGACATGGACCATTTTTCGCGCTTCATGATGGCGACCTTGTTGCGCCATCCATCGGTGCTGGATGTGAAGTCGAGTTTTGCGCTGCAGAGGATCAAGGAGACGACGGCCTTGCCGATTGGCGAAACGCCGCGTTGA